A region from the Arachis ipaensis cultivar K30076 chromosome B01, Araip1.1, whole genome shotgun sequence genome encodes:
- the LOC107611760 gene encoding protein FAR1-RELATED SEQUENCE 5-like: MLGWRPHRSSFVLFVYALKVTAAFNFWIPDNGGGWNRSVMHVVFLEVCVCSRQVEAVRMLEACWIVDEVVTMASSSKFCKDSCMWNEPLADNWMEGKAGVSNPQNAFHIMPAGSEMFVLFFQDTMYDTRVEEDAELSDWEGRGASMLPVLLGLDGLQAEDVLEMEFSSPQEASGFYNNYSRLKGFASRRGKTVRNTAGEIVRYTFVCNRQGFREKKWLEKVDRKREHKVVTRCGCTAEMRIKRKEGSGRWYVSRFVEEHNHELAYGKLVGLSASHRKISEVEVAQLTSMREIGISIPKIYESFAAQLGGFNLVTFTKQDMYNEIQKQRGLQGGDVTAAISYLDGLARIDGKMFWRYKLGSGQQLCNLFWSDGRCQEDYGIFGDVLAFDATYGRNKYNLPVVVFSGVNHHNQTCVFGTAMVSCESQESYIWVLRQFLECMQGKAPHSVITDGDPAMRIAIQSVFPHTHHRLCAWHLLRNATANISDPRFTQMFRHCMLADIEIEEFEAHWELMVNECGVREVEWVKELYAKKHAWATAYIRGRFFAGVRTTSRCESLHAKLGRFVESRYGVLEFVRNFQRCVDFLRDTEDELEFRSWYGTPVLQTEFVELEKSGWSMFTREMFLRFRDSLKRCVRVRICELNDSENPHAYTLQKYRRPGMNWKVYRDHISNRFSCTCMRMESFGIPCVHILSVCVSLDLVEIPKSLVLRRWSKAAKLEIHNQCVQQHTANPSVTYRTRLGAFSQLCKRLGRVACMSDEDFKLYSKKLLSDALFLEIKYGLRPSTDDITTANDCGVKDPIRVRTKGTGRMSQGGGSASKTKRKCSTCGKLGHRRTRCPNGAGQAPTRNNESHGGRNKRKRSKVPVVVPDNCHAENAFQAGSDKRDQFSLADP; this comes from the exons ATGCTTGGATGGCGTCCTCATCGCTCATCGTTTGTGTTGTTTGTGTATGCACTTAAAGTGACGGCGGCCTTCAACTTCTGGATCCCTGATAACGGCGGAGGTTGGAATCGAA GTGTAATGCATGTCGTATTTTTGGAAGTTTGTGTATGTAGTAGGCAAGTGGAGGCTGTGAGGATGTTGGAAGCATGTTGGATAGTAGATGAGGTG GTAACAATGGCATCAAGTAGCAAGTTTTGCAAGGATTCGTGTATGTGGAATGAGCCTCTTGCGGACAACTGGATGGAGGGCAAGGCTGGTGTGTCGAATCCACAG AACGCATTCCACATAATGCCAGCTGGTAGCGAAATGTTTGTGTTATTCTTTCAGGACACAATGTATGATACAAGAGTGGAGGAAGATGCTGAGTTATCCGATTGGGAGGGGAGGGGGGCTTCAATGTTGCCCGTTTTGTTGGGTTTGGATGGGTTGCAAGCAGAAGATGTTCTTGAAATGGAGTTTTCTTCACCTCAAGAGGCAAGCGGCTTCTATAACAATTACAGCCGACTAAAGGGCTTTGCATCTAGGCGAGGCAAGACGGTTAGAAACACTGCCGGAGAGATAGTGCGGTACACGTTCGTTTGTAATAGGCAGGGATTTCGAGAGAAGAAATGGTTGGAAAAGGTTGATCGCAAAAGGGAGCATAAGGTTGTAACCCGATGCGGATGCACGGCGGAGATGAGGATAAAGCGGAAAGAGGGTAGTGGGAGGTGGTATGTGTCGCGTTTTGTCGAGGAGCATAACCACGAACTTGCGTATGGGAAGCTTGTTGGATTATCTGCGTCACACAGGAAGATATCTGAGGTAGAAGTTGCTCAGCTAACAAGCATGAGGGAGATTGGGATTAGCATACCTAAGATTTATGAGTCATTCGCAGCACAACTAGGGGGTTTTAATCTGGTAACATTCACAAAACAAGATATGTATAATGAGATACAGAAACAGAGAGGTCTACAAGGCGGAGACGTAACTGCAGCTATTAGTTACTTGGATGGTCTGGCACGCATCGATGGGAAAATGTTTTGGCGGTACAAGTTGGGGTCAGGGCAACAGCTATGCAACTTGTTTTGGAGCGATGGTCGTTGTCAGGAAGATTATGGGATATTCGGCGATGTGCTAGCATTCGACGCTACTTACGGCCGTAACAAGTACAACCTACCGGTTGTAGTCTTTTCCGGAGTAAACCACCACAACCAGACATGCGTATTCGGAACAGCAATGGTCTCATGCGAATCGCAGGAGTCATATATTTGGGTTCTTCGCCAGTTTCTGGAATGCATGCAAGGTAAGGCACCGCATTCCGTCATCACGGATGGAGACCCGGCCATGCGGATAGCAATCCAGTCCGTTTTTCCACACACACATCATCGGTTGTGTGCCTGGCATCTGTTGAGGAACGCGACTGCTAACATAAGCGACCCGAGATTCACACAAATGTTTAGACACTGCATGCTGGCAGATATTGAAATCGAGGAGTTCGAAGCGCATTGGGAATTAATGGTCAATGAGTGCGGTGTTAGGGAGGTTGAGTGGGTTAAGGAGTTGTACGCCAAAAAGCACGCTTGGGCAACCGCATACATTCGTGGTAGATTTTTTGCTGGAGTACGGACAACCTCTAGGTGCGAGTCACTACATGCCAAACTAGGGAGGTTTGTTGAGAGCAGGTACGGGGTGTTAGAATTTGTCAGAAATTTTCAAAGGTGTGTGGACTTTCTTCGTGACACCGAGGACGAGCTAGAGTTTCGTTCATGGTACGGAACACCTGTGCTACAAACGGAGTTTGTTGAGCTGGAAAAGTCTGGATGGAGTATGTTCACCCGCGAAATGTTTCTCAGATTCCGGGATAGCCTGAAACGGTGTGTTCGTGTTAGAATATGCGAACTTAATGACAGTGAGAACCCTCATGCATATACTCTCCAGAAGTATCGGAGGCCTGGGATGAATTGGAAGGTATATAGGGACCATATCTCGAACAGATTTAGTTGCACCTGCATGCGTATGGAGTCGTTTGGCATTCCTTGTGTGCATATCCTTTCCGTGTGTGTAAGTCTAGACTTGGTGGAAATCCCCAAAAGCCTTGTCCTCCGAAGATGGTCTAAGGCAGCCAAATTGGAGATCCATAACCAATGTGTTCAGCAACATACTGCTAACCCAAGTGTGACCTATAGGACACGATTGGGTGCTTTCTCCCAGCTGTGTAAGCGCTTAGGGCGCGTTGCTTGCATGAGTGATGAAGACTTCAAACTTTACTCAAAGAAGCTTTTGAGCGATGCTCTGTTCCTTGAAATAAAGTACGGGTTAAGACCATCAACGGATGATATCACAACAGCAAATGATTGCGGGGTGAAGGACCCTATTCGTGTCAGAACAAAAGGCACGGGTCGGATGAGCCAAGGAGGCGGTTCTGCGtcgaaaacgaaaagaaagtgcAGCACATGCGGGAAGCTAGGACACCGGAGGACTAGATGCCCCAACGGAGCCGGGCAAGCGCCAACGAGGAACAATGAATCACATGGTGGAAGAAATAAACGCAAGCGATCTAAG GTACCCGTCGTTGTCCCGGATAATTGTCACGCTGAAAATGCATTTCAAGCCGGAAGCGACAAACGGGATCAATTTTCGCTTGCAGACCCATGA